One window of the Triticum dicoccoides isolate Atlit2015 ecotype Zavitan chromosome 3B, WEW_v2.0, whole genome shotgun sequence genome contains the following:
- the LOC119278657 gene encoding uncharacterized protein LOC119278657, with the protein MADSGADGGGDAYDPMKDPECRPRRSNDPGWNYGYWLTPGNSNNVVCNLCGKITKGGIKRHKEHLAGTGGDATGCPKATTQLRREMLEYLEKNRRNIGQPDDDDDDVVEVDVARTVQSSTNEATAQCFATRPSSGTAAKKNKKAFAVKISGKKCQSVALKSIVSMLRKKPEDVVDERRSGCSQSTMESSTKTPEERHYVSMQWALFFYECGIPFNVASCRQFQIAIEASCQYGPGYKPPSPHELREPLLRDCVKETKKLRVKHEVAWKQYGCTLMSDGWSDKRGRHLINFLVNSPAGTYFLESVDASSECQDARMIADLLEKRIEDVGKEYVVQVVTDNGANYKAAGKILMERIPTLYWSPCACHCLDLMLEDIGKLKPFKRPIARGRRVTTFIYRHGRILSLMRKATGGLDLVRPAATRFATSILALKSLVKHKQALRSLFTCQAWVGNKLAKTAAGLNVQDIVLSADWWHAIEDCLRASGPLLRVLRVADGDEIPAMPEMTALMRFAKEKINQGFPHQNKQALLKKIIDIVDKRWENQMDHPLYGAALFLNPGKYFSIAESGDDALIGELRSCFNDVLARTVLDVNTRNKIDAQAVLYEDKRGPFANPMAIDNMVQKNPLDWWRSYGGRAVELQRFAKRTVSLCASSSGCERNWSAFEHIHTKKRNRLQHRLLNDNVFVSYNWKNLDRFQKRREKMGGNSYDPLVIEDFDWGNEWVDPTIPPPQGARGCPDDISWELVDEAVGASSSLQGRNFPRASTMARGASNVNVQYQRQRKRAAPSPTFLHEDDEEDDQEQQPSIPNGEDDDSDFLQDDVDVTDDDEDPTSADQNGEDNTNTTIDEFDDGY; encoded by the exons ATGGCAGATTCAGGAGCTGATGGGGGTGGTGATGCTTATGATCCAATGAAAGATCCAGAATGCCGGCCACGGAGGTCAAATGATCCAGGCTGGAATTATGGGTATTGGTTGACACCTGGCAACAGCAATAATGTGGTGTGCAATCTTTGTGGCAAGATAACTAAAGGAGGGATCAAGAGACACAAAGAGCATCTTGCTGGCACCGGTGGGGATGCAACGGGTTGTCCAAAGGCTACCACACAGCTTAGGAGGGAGATGTTAGAATATTTGGAAAAGAACAGGAGAAACATAGGACAgccagatgatgatgatgatgatgtagtgGAGGTAGATGTAGCAAGGACAGTTCAAAGCTCCACTAATGAAGCAACAGCTCAATGCTTCGCTACAAGACCAAGTTCAGGGACAGCagccaagaagaacaagaaagcCTTTGCAGTAAAAATATCAGGCAAAAAGTGTCAATCTGTTGCTCTCAAGTCAATTGTTTCCATGCTTAGGAAGAAACCTGAGGATGTTGTCGATGAAAGACGCTCCGGTTGCTCTCAAAGCACCATGGAGTCCAGCACAAAAACACCGGAAGAGAGGCACTATGTGAGTATGCAGTGGGCATTGTTTTTCTATGAGTGTGGCATTCCTTTCAATGTTGCAAGCTGTAGGCAATTCCAGATTGCAATAGAAGCCTCTTGTCAATATGGCCCAGGTTACAAGCCTCCTTCTCCTCATGAGCTGCGAGAGCCATTGCTTAGGGATTGTGTCAAGGAAACAAAAAAGTTGAGGGTGAAGCACGAGGTAGCATGGAAGCAATATGGCTGCACACTAATGTCAGATGGCTGGTCCGATAAAAGGGGACGCCACTTGATCAACTTCCTTGTAAACAGCCCGGCGGGCACTTACTTCTTGGAGTCGGTTGATGCATCAAGTGAATGCCAAGATGCTCGGATGATAGCAGATTTGCTAGAGAAGAGAATCGAGGATGTCGGTAAAGAGTATGTTGTCCAAGTTGTCACCGACAATGGTGCTAACTACAAGGCAGCGGGTAAGATACTAATGGAAAGGATTCCTACACTATATTGGAGTCCATGTGCATGCCATTGCTTGGACCTGATGTTGGAAGATATAGGGAAGCTAAAGCCATTTAAGAGGCCTATTGCACGGGGTAGACGAGTCACCACTTTCATCTATAGGCATGGCAGAATTCTTAGTCTAATGAGGAAGGCAACGGGTGGGCTGGATCTTGTGAGACCCGCAGCCACTCGCTTTGCCACATCCATTCTTGCTCTTAAGAGTTTGGTCAAGCACAAGCAAGCATTGAGGAGTCTATTTACATGTCAAGCATGGGTTGGAaacaaattggccaaaactgcagcCGGTTTGAATGTGCAAGACATTGTGCTTTCAGCAGATTGGTGGCATGCAATTGAGGACTGCCTTAGAGCTTCAGGTCCACTACTTCGAGTGCTTAGGGTAGCGGATGGTGATGAGATTCCTGCCATGCCAGAAATGACAGCACTAATGAGGTTTGCAAAGGAGAAGATCAATCAAGGTTTCCCCCACCaaaacaagcaagctttgctcaagaAGATCATTGACATTGTTGACAAACGTTGGGAGAATCAAATGGATCATCCATTATATGGGGCTGCTTTGTTTTTGAACCCTGGAAAATACTTCTCTATTGCTGAGAGTGGTGATGATGCCCTAATTGGGGAGCTAAGAAGTTGTTTTAATGATGTCCTTGCACGAACAGTACTTGATGTCAATACTCGCAACAAGATTGATGCACAAGCCGTTCTCTATGAGGACAAGAGAGGACCCTTTGCTAATCCGATGGCAATCGATAACATGGTCCAGAAAAACCCTC TTGATTGGTGGCGTTCATATGGTGGTCGGGCAGTTGAGCTACAAAGGTTTGCAAAGCGTACTGTTAGTCTTTGTGCTTCATCATCCGGCTGTGAGAGGAATTGGAGCGCATTTGAACAT ATCCATACCAAGAAAAGGAACCGGTTACAACACCGACTCTTGAATGACAATGTTTTTGTTTCATACAACTGGAAGAACTTGGATAGGTTTCAAAAGAGGCGTGAGAAGATGGGTGGCAATAGCTATGACCCTCTAGTCATTGAGGATTTTGATTGGGGCAATGAGTGGGTTGACCCAACAATACCTCCACCCCAAGGTGCTCGAGGGTGTCCCGATGACATTTCATGGGAGCTTGTTGATGAGGCTGTTGGTGCAAGTTCGTCGCTGCAAGGTCGCAACTTTCCTAGAGCTAGCACCATGGCAAGGGGGGCCTCAAATGTTAATGTCCAGTACCAAAGGCAGCGCAAAAGGGCTGCTCCGTCACCAACATTTCTTcatgaagatgacgaagaggatGACCAAGAACAACAACCAAGTATCCCCAATGGAGAGGATGATGATTCAGACTTTCTTCAAGATGATGTTGATGTgaccgatgatgatgaagatccaACTAGTGCTGACCAAAATGGCGAAGACAACACAAATACTACCATCGATGAGTTCGATGATGGCTATTGA